The Sulfolobus acidocaldarius DSM 639 genome has a window encoding:
- a CDS encoding ABC transporter permease, with protein MEKRSSQLKLSLKIFFSNPTAVIGLIIFLAYVIDAIIVEVSPGLLGIQNPNQLQMNFINPVPQPPSPHHPLGTTYPGIDLLKGILAAIRIDLYYSVVIVIGGAIIGSVIGIIAGYRGGIIDDILMRITDIFFAIPYLVLALAIGFVLGRTTESMSIALIIVWWPLYARYARAQTLSIKRMPFIDAAKVSNVGSLKIMFKHVLPNVLPPIFVQISLDLGSIMVIFSVLSFIGLITNPNLPELGYLTSLGLQYIQTAPWTVIFPGLAITIFALAVNLMGDGLRDLLDPRRRSSI; from the coding sequence ATGGAAAAGAGAAGTAGTCAACTTAAACTCAGCCTGAAAATATTCTTTTCAAATCCTACTGCAGTTATTGGGCTTATAATTTTCTTAGCATATGTTATTGACGCTATTATCGTTGAAGTCAGCCCTGGATTATTAGGTATACAGAATCCTAATCAATTACAAATGAATTTCATTAATCCAGTCCCTCAGCCTCCATCTCCTCATCACCCTCTAGGTACAACGTATCCAGGAATTGATCTGCTAAAGGGAATCTTAGCTGCCATAAGAATCGACTTATACTATTCCGTAGTTATCGTCATTGGAGGTGCGATAATAGGTTCCGTCATAGGAATTATCGCCGGATACAGAGGTGGAATCATAGATGACATATTAATGAGAATAACTGATATATTCTTTGCAATTCCTTACTTAGTTCTTGCATTAGCTATTGGCTTTGTCTTAGGCAGAACTACTGAAAGTATGTCGATTGCCTTAATTATTGTTTGGTGGCCCCTATATGCTAGATACGCAAGAGCACAGACACTTTCAATTAAAAGGATGCCATTTATAGACGCTGCGAAAGTCTCTAACGTAGGTTCACTAAAGATTATGTTTAAACATGTCCTCCCCAATGTGCTTCCACCCATATTTGTTCAGATATCATTAGATTTAGGCTCAATAATGGTGATATTCTCCGTGTTATCTTTCATAGGTTTAATTACTAACCCCAACTTACCAGAGTTAGGTTATCTTACAAGTCTAGGATTGCAATACATTCAGACCGCTCCTTGGACTGTAATATTTCCAGGATTAGCCATAACTATATTTGCATTAGCTGTTAACTTAATGGGAGACGGGTTAAGAGACCTGTTAGACCCGAGAAGGAGGAGTAGCATATGA
- a CDS encoding ABC transporter permease — translation MKLWLFIAKRIVFAFIAIIGLTFIVFILLHTAGNNLLLSEYINPRLTGPAREQVIHELTLKFHLNDPIYVQYFYWLVAIFSGDLGYTNTPIYSGPVSGAIALFLPNTILLTIIASILIWIIGVPIGVRSAVKRDSAFDQSVRVVSFALYSMPIYLVAFLLILVFGVYLKILPFAFSLSPTLASNLSWYVNGVSYPTHIVIIDALIHGNLTAFANAILHAILPALTLALSTIAGIMRILRASMLEVLDQDYVRLARAKGVPEKVVINLHARRNALIPVLTLYGYTVASLLGGAVVIEDIFSYPGMGYWTTQALLNNDVGGIMASTLIFGIVFVIASLLLDIIYALIDPRIRY, via the coding sequence ATGAAATTATGGTTATTTATAGCCAAGAGAATTGTTTTCGCTTTTATAGCCATAATTGGATTGACTTTTATAGTTTTCATATTGCTACACACTGCAGGTAATAACTTATTACTCTCTGAATATATTAATCCAAGATTGACAGGACCGGCAAGAGAACAAGTTATTCATGAACTTACCCTAAAGTTTCACCTCAACGATCCCATATATGTACAATACTTTTATTGGTTAGTAGCAATATTTTCAGGTGATTTAGGGTATACGAACACTCCTATTTACAGCGGTCCGGTATCCGGTGCTATAGCATTGTTTTTACCTAACACCATTTTACTTACAATTATTGCATCCATATTAATCTGGATAATTGGAGTTCCAATAGGTGTAAGGTCTGCTGTAAAACGTGATAGCGCATTTGATCAAAGCGTAAGAGTAGTCTCATTTGCCCTATACTCAATGCCAATCTATCTAGTTGCGTTTTTATTAATTCTAGTTTTTGGCGTTTATCTAAAAATACTGCCTTTTGCATTCTCTCTAAGTCCTACATTAGCCTCGAATCTCAGCTGGTATGTTAACGGTGTATCATATCCTACACATATTGTAATTATCGATGCTCTAATACACGGAAATCTAACTGCTTTTGCAAACGCAATTCTACACGCAATTTTACCGGCATTAACGTTAGCACTATCAACTATAGCAGGTATAATGAGAATACTCAGAGCCTCTATGTTAGAGGTGTTAGATCAAGATTACGTAAGGCTCGCTAGAGCTAAGGGAGTTCCTGAAAAAGTGGTGATTAACTTACATGCTAGAAGAAATGCATTAATACCAGTTTTGACTCTTTACGGATACACTGTAGCATCGCTATTAGGTGGAGCAGTTGTAATTGAGGATATATTTAGCTATCCAGGCATGGGATATTGGACTACCCAGGCTCTTCTAAATAATGACGTGGGAGGAATTATGGCTTCGACCCTTATATTTGGAATAGTATTCGTGATCGCCTCGCTACTGCTAGATATAATCTACGCACTAATTGATCCTAGAATAAGATATTAG
- a CDS encoding ABC transporter substrate-binding protein, with the protein MKKTGKRSRKAISRTVIAVIVVVVIIIAAVAAYFLLMNRSSSSIQAVALAPTSFVILQGTAENFTVYNTQPNAILTVNFGDGVIKNFTATGTSTSFSYTYQYPGHYLVLINEYVNNKLVSSTNSSLLPITVEANIPSNESSVASVPLITFNTTKNPTAPFFRAGETAYFYAGFLQPPTGQNMRIESYTWNFGNGQTQTVKANNSTLLPTVNPVNTTYSSPGIYVVKLTLTTLNESSGKTYNFSTLYTIAVGSYAEFKFTGNIPNPGTITVAENVPGGPYSFDPDIDYESVGFEVISNIIGTLLIYNGSSTTSFIPFIAAQIPTVQNGGINTNYTTYTFKIRSGLYFADGSPITAYDVWYSMVRALLTVGGTPGTGTWILAQYLIPNSTAGVPVVSSSDPNQGFQEIMNAVTYNNTTDTVTFHLYKPTPPNLFFTAIADPLTAGILSAKWLESVGDGITFTPQGFLTYENTANEGHYNTQVENDPLASGPYMIKQYVPGQYVVLTPNPYFPGVPGIPKPNDTVVIEWVKDPQTAYNLFTSGQADIVTGLPTNYFASLKPLVAQGQASIYQFPTLSEFFFVFNLNISTSGLKQLGPNYNIPPNYFANLYVREAFAYAFNYTNYIENILGNAKYGFDFGEPYAGAIIKGLPYYTPPSEFTGVPTFNLTYAKQLLIKSGVYNESVYFPIIVPSGDTVDYAAVQMFAQTMQQIDPNIKIEPLYEPFSTIIGLQVPGQNPMPMYYLGWIADYPYPSDFVNAMYKENGTYPAPNGWSISYLQQLGYTNEAQMYQQLNNLIIQADSATNATQAALLYKQVEQQAINLYMYIYLDQPNAFWVVKPYMNGYNGQISYEENPQIGGAGDSLYFWWVKG; encoded by the coding sequence ATGAAAAAAACCGGTAAACGCTCTAGGAAAGCAATTTCAAGAACTGTAATAGCAGTAATAGTAGTGGTTGTAATAATTATAGCTGCAGTAGCTGCCTATTTCCTCTTAATGAATAGATCCTCTTCTTCAATACAGGCGGTAGCACTTGCCCCGACATCTTTTGTTATACTTCAAGGTACAGCAGAAAATTTCACAGTTTATAATACACAGCCAAACGCAATTCTCACAGTTAATTTTGGAGACGGAGTAATCAAAAACTTCACAGCTACTGGGACTTCTACTTCATTTTCATATACATATCAATATCCTGGACACTACCTAGTACTCATTAACGAGTATGTTAACAATAAACTTGTATCATCTACAAACTCATCATTACTTCCCATTACTGTTGAAGCAAATATTCCATCTAACGAGTCCTCTGTTGCATCAGTACCTTTAATAACATTCAACACAACCAAGAATCCCACTGCACCCTTCTTTAGAGCAGGAGAAACTGCATACTTCTATGCAGGATTTTTACAGCCACCAACAGGTCAAAACATGAGAATCGAGTCTTATACCTGGAACTTTGGAAATGGTCAGACTCAAACTGTAAAAGCTAACAATAGCACATTACTTCCAACAGTTAATCCAGTTAACACTACATATAGCTCTCCTGGTATTTACGTAGTTAAACTAACTTTAACCACTCTAAATGAAAGTTCAGGTAAAACATATAACTTCTCCACATTATATACTATTGCAGTAGGATCTTATGCTGAGTTTAAGTTCACAGGAAACATACCAAACCCAGGTACTATAACAGTGGCTGAAAATGTCCCTGGTGGACCTTACTCATTCGATCCGGATATTGATTATGAGAGCGTAGGTTTCGAGGTAATTAGTAACATCATAGGTACATTATTAATATACAACGGTTCAAGCACGACAAGCTTTATTCCATTTATAGCGGCACAAATACCAACTGTTCAGAATGGAGGTATCAATACTAATTACACAACTTACACATTTAAGATAAGGTCTGGACTGTACTTCGCGGATGGAAGTCCAATAACAGCATATGATGTCTGGTATTCAATGGTAAGAGCCTTGTTAACCGTAGGTGGTACTCCCGGTACAGGTACATGGATATTGGCACAATACTTGATACCCAACTCTACCGCTGGCGTACCAGTTGTATCGAGCTCTGATCCAAATCAAGGTTTCCAGGAGATCATGAATGCTGTGACATATAATAACACAACGGATACAGTAACATTCCATCTCTATAAGCCTACTCCTCCTAACCTATTCTTCACTGCAATTGCGGATCCATTGACTGCTGGTATACTGAGTGCGAAATGGTTAGAGAGTGTAGGTGATGGAATAACATTTACCCCTCAAGGCTTCTTAACTTACGAGAATACTGCAAACGAGGGACACTATAACACTCAAGTTGAGAACGATCCATTAGCATCTGGTCCTTACATGATAAAGCAATATGTTCCAGGGCAGTATGTTGTATTGACTCCAAATCCCTACTTCCCAGGAGTTCCTGGTATTCCTAAACCAAATGACACTGTTGTCATAGAATGGGTAAAGGATCCACAAACCGCTTATAACCTTTTCACAAGCGGACAAGCTGATATTGTTACTGGTCTACCCACAAACTATTTTGCCTCATTAAAGCCTTTAGTTGCACAAGGACAAGCCTCTATATACCAGTTCCCAACTCTGTCAGAGTTCTTCTTCGTATTCAACCTCAATATATCTACAAGTGGATTAAAACAGTTAGGTCCAAACTATAATATACCTCCGAACTACTTCGCTAACCTGTACGTCAGAGAAGCGTTTGCATATGCCTTTAACTACACAAACTATATAGAGAACATTTTAGGAAATGCTAAATACGGTTTTGACTTCGGAGAGCCTTATGCAGGAGCTATTATCAAAGGATTGCCCTATTACACCCCACCATCAGAATTTACAGGTGTCCCCACATTTAACTTAACATATGCCAAACAGCTTCTGATTAAATCAGGAGTATATAACGAATCTGTATACTTCCCTATAATTGTGCCCTCAGGAGATACAGTTGATTATGCAGCTGTGCAAATGTTTGCTCAAACCATGCAACAGATAGACCCTAACATAAAGATAGAGCCATTATATGAGCCATTCTCGACCATTATAGGACTACAAGTTCCTGGACAGAATCCAATGCCCATGTATTATCTTGGATGGATTGCAGATTATCCGTATCCATCTGACTTTGTTAATGCCATGTATAAAGAGAATGGAACCTATCCTGCTCCAAACGGCTGGTCTATATCTTACTTACAACAATTAGGCTATACCAATGAGGCTCAAATGTATCAGCAACTTAACAACTTGATAATTCAAGCTGATAGTGCTACAAATGCAACGCAAGCTGCATTATTATACAAACAGGTAGAACAGCAGGCAATTAATCTGTATATGTATATATACTTAGATCAGCCCAATGCATTCTGGGTTGTAAAACCATATATGAATGGCTACAATGGTCAAATATCGTATGAGGAGAATCCACAGATAGGTGGCGCTGGAGATTCACTTTACTTCTGGTGGGTAAAAGGTTAA
- a CDS encoding serine/threonine-protein kinase: protein MNRRLLVSSAITLVILPIFYYELKFSPAYVGIIALGIILSFISAFIKRVSIIAGIFIVAISLVFSVQGQTGNYSLFNIPYLGLVLPFLLGLPGIAIPEVWGIVCIIGGFISSLVFPTIQLPIYLATLTSLAYFNLSGRGYPTTIVVKGLPKGAEWSIEINGTLQKERGNKVTIKEKSADYLLCPQLVENTYYLPDVVSGKIRKGQTVVIKFKKSDNIPFDKYPHCISVFRISGLPTGINSKLNVNGQEYDITEGQQLVVPALNEQYLKWKVEEVTVGDVIFKPVTDSGIVKRGSTVTINFKSLYKPTPKQKVSLPSLNNWDPKIWINKEIYGYKVIDVVGQGGNGYVVKAERESKYYAIKILSPENLSKSSFDTLFKESENLKELSKNDKIVSIYGIYADSNYINSIIKGNAEAYFNYPPAIIMEFMDGGTIADLINEIRSSPYFQYIVKAIIREVGLALKYLHKRGYVHLDVKPRNIFLSVIPPKDEKLLLDQISSRGIIKLGDLGSAVRVGEKITQATPAYSPPEQIEAVITGKGAQPSMDNYALGVTAYYLLTGNVSPITKYVERAVDLYLQNKFNDALEEIDNSKKVLEGFKPSLPINTLPELNRVIQGTILSDPTKRLTSDDIVQILS, encoded by the coding sequence TTGAACAGGAGATTACTAGTAAGTAGTGCAATAACTCTGGTAATACTCCCTATATTCTATTATGAGTTAAAATTTTCTCCAGCTTATGTAGGAATAATAGCGTTGGGAATTATATTATCCTTTATCTCAGCCTTTATAAAAAGGGTCTCAATAATTGCCGGAATTTTCATAGTAGCAATATCACTTGTTTTCAGTGTTCAAGGTCAAACTGGTAATTACTCGTTGTTCAATATACCTTATTTAGGATTAGTATTACCCTTCCTGTTAGGGTTACCTGGAATAGCCATACCCGAAGTATGGGGAATAGTCTGTATTATTGGTGGATTTATATCCTCGTTAGTATTTCCAACAATACAATTACCCATTTACCTTGCTACGTTAACGAGCTTAGCCTACTTTAACTTATCAGGAAGAGGGTATCCAACTACAATAGTGGTCAAGGGTTTACCAAAAGGAGCAGAATGGAGCATAGAAATTAACGGAACTCTTCAGAAAGAGAGAGGAAATAAGGTAACTATAAAGGAAAAATCTGCTGATTACCTCTTGTGTCCGCAATTAGTTGAAAACACTTATTACTTGCCAGATGTAGTCAGTGGAAAAATTAGAAAGGGACAGACAGTTGTAATAAAATTCAAGAAGAGCGACAATATACCCTTTGACAAATACCCCCACTGTATAAGTGTGTTCAGAATATCAGGTCTACCGACAGGGATAAACTCTAAACTTAATGTTAATGGGCAGGAGTATGATATAACTGAGGGACAACAGCTAGTGGTACCAGCACTAAATGAACAGTATCTAAAGTGGAAAGTTGAAGAAGTTACAGTGGGGGATGTTATTTTTAAACCAGTTACAGATAGTGGGATAGTTAAGAGAGGCTCTACGGTCACTATAAATTTCAAGAGCCTATATAAGCCTACACCTAAGCAAAAGGTCTCTTTACCTTCACTTAATAATTGGGATCCAAAGATATGGATAAACAAAGAAATTTATGGGTATAAAGTTATAGATGTCGTAGGACAGGGAGGAAATGGATATGTAGTGAAAGCAGAAAGAGAAAGTAAATATTACGCTATTAAGATTTTAAGTCCTGAAAATCTATCTAAATCCTCTTTTGACACATTATTTAAGGAATCTGAGAATTTAAAGGAACTATCTAAGAATGATAAGATAGTTAGTATTTATGGCATATATGCTGATAGTAATTATATCAATTCAATTATCAAAGGAAATGCTGAAGCTTATTTCAATTATCCACCAGCTATAATAATGGAATTCATGGATGGGGGAACTATAGCTGACCTTATAAATGAGATAAGAAGTAGTCCATATTTTCAGTATATAGTTAAAGCAATAATAAGAGAAGTTGGATTAGCCTTAAAGTATTTACACAAGAGGGGATATGTTCATTTAGATGTTAAGCCAAGAAACATATTTCTGTCTGTAATACCTCCAAAAGATGAGAAGTTGTTGCTAGACCAAATAAGTAGTCGTGGAATTATAAAGCTAGGGGACTTAGGTAGTGCAGTAAGAGTAGGAGAGAAGATAACACAAGCAACACCAGCCTATTCACCACCAGAGCAAATAGAGGCGGTGATAACAGGTAAGGGGGCACAACCCTCAATGGATAATTATGCATTAGGCGTTACCGCATATTACTTGCTCACCGGAAATGTAAGCCCCATTACAAAATATGTAGAGAGAGCAGTAGATCTTTACCTTCAAAATAAATTCAATGATGCGCTTGAGGAGATAGATAATTCTAAGAAGGTTTTAGAAGGTTTCAAACCTTCTCTGCCAATAAATACTCTTCCCGAGCTCAACAGAGTAATACAGGGAACAATACTAAGCGACCCAACTAAGAGGTTGACTAGTGACGATATAGTTCAGATTCTTTCATGA
- a CDS encoding RsmB/NOP family class I SAM-dependent RNA methyltransferase has protein sequence MSEVKLFSTAIKLIIERKTSPEKAFDIAVKSLNHKVNRRKLFNKFLRVLWNYYYATFLYPERDIEDIINVSLNSDFPFKPPKWAEERLQSIMGDLNVKTRQQWIRVNTLKADVEDVRRKLERKGVVLQRDSFEFLFRVIKAKSRISDLEEFKNGEIVIQDKASVYSVVFLDPKPNEKILEIGCAPGMKTSLIQQITNNKSLVIGIDISSKRIKIQQDLMNKLGVENVELVVSDGSNVPITKADKVLIDAPCTNSGTFVADPSIFLRITKKDLMRLSRLQRSILRSIRKFKVPTVFSTCSLFPEEGEKIAEKYEAFLTPISIDTTNYGYKRSKVWKRVVRFYPNIHGTEGFFIAKFNFSKNITLDDQN, from the coding sequence ATGAGTGAAGTAAAGCTTTTTTCCACTGCTATTAAGCTCATAATTGAAAGAAAGACGTCTCCTGAAAAGGCTTTCGATATAGCCGTAAAAAGTCTAAACCATAAGGTAAATAGGAGGAAACTATTTAACAAGTTCTTAAGAGTTCTGTGGAACTACTATTATGCTACATTTCTATACCCTGAAAGGGATATTGAAGACATCATAAATGTCTCCTTGAATTCAGACTTTCCATTTAAGCCTCCAAAATGGGCTGAGGAAAGACTACAATCAATAATGGGGGACTTAAATGTAAAGACGCGACAGCAGTGGATAAGGGTAAATACACTTAAGGCTGATGTCGAAGATGTGAGGAGGAAACTGGAGAGGAAGGGGGTTGTACTCCAAAGAGATTCGTTCGAATTTTTATTTAGAGTGATAAAGGCAAAAAGTAGGATTTCAGATCTAGAGGAGTTCAAAAACGGAGAAATTGTAATTCAGGACAAAGCTAGTGTTTACAGTGTTGTCTTTCTAGATCCGAAACCTAATGAAAAAATACTTGAGATAGGATGCGCCCCTGGTATGAAGACGTCGTTAATACAACAAATTACCAATAATAAGTCTTTGGTGATAGGGATTGACATATCGTCAAAGAGGATAAAGATTCAGCAAGATCTAATGAATAAACTAGGTGTCGAGAATGTTGAATTAGTTGTGAGTGACGGTTCAAATGTTCCAATTACTAAGGCAGACAAAGTTCTCATAGATGCACCATGTACTAATAGTGGAACGTTTGTTGCAGATCCCTCAATTTTCTTGCGAATAACCAAAAAGGATTTGATGCGATTAAGCAGACTCCAAAGAAGTATTCTAAGGAGTATAAGGAAATTCAAGGTTCCTACAGTCTTCTCCACTTGTTCATTATTTCCGGAAGAAGGTGAAAAGATAGCTGAAAAATATGAGGCTTTTCTGACGCCCATATCCATAGATACAACTAATTACGGCTATAAGAGGAGTAAGGTGTGGAAAAGAGTAGTCAGATTTTATCCTAACATTCATGGTACGGAGGGCTTTTTCATTGCAAAATTTAATTTCTCTAAAAACATAACATTAGATGATCAGAATTGA
- a CDS encoding tRNA uridine(34) 5-carboxymethylaminomethyl modification radical SAM/GNAT enzyme Elp3 — MLIKKPVRMISGVTIVSVMTHPHRCPHGKCIFCPGGVEYGTPQSYYGNEPTLMRAIENNYEPFYQVQSRLRQYEANGHNPSKIELIIMGGTFLATPLDYQDWFVTQALEAMNRYPSNQKPGFILLEDAQLRNETASIRCVGLTVETKPDWSKEVHAKQMLRLGVTKVELGVQTVFDDLLTKSNRGHTVKDSIEATKILKDNGFKVVYHMMLGLPGSDPDKDLESFERIFSDPDFSPDMLKIYPTLVVETAPLAELWKKGLYKPYDTETLVELISEIYKLIPPWVRVMRVQRDIPATIIIDGNKKGNLRELVENRAKQKGIKINEIRHREVGIKWIHTGKLPTGEPKLKRYDYEASGGTEVFLSYEYDDDTLVGYLRLRKPSNKDDVTIVRELHIYGPETPVGLWDDFSFQHKGYGGRLLSEAERISVEEFDAKKILVLSGIGVREYYRKKGYHNEYPYVAKDLK, encoded by the coding sequence GTGCTAATCAAAAAGCCAGTTAGAATGATCTCAGGAGTTACAATAGTGTCAGTAATGACACACCCTCACAGATGCCCTCATGGAAAATGTATATTCTGCCCAGGAGGTGTTGAGTATGGTACACCGCAGAGCTATTACGGAAATGAACCTACACTAATGAGGGCTATAGAAAATAATTATGAACCATTCTACCAAGTCCAATCTCGCCTCAGACAGTATGAGGCTAATGGTCATAATCCGAGTAAGATCGAGCTTATAATCATGGGGGGAACATTTCTCGCTACTCCCTTAGATTATCAAGATTGGTTTGTTACTCAAGCCCTAGAAGCTATGAATAGATATCCCTCTAACCAGAAACCTGGTTTCATACTCTTAGAGGACGCACAACTGAGAAACGAGACTGCGTCAATTAGATGTGTTGGATTAACCGTAGAAACAAAACCGGACTGGAGTAAAGAAGTTCATGCTAAGCAAATGCTTAGACTTGGAGTGACAAAAGTTGAACTGGGAGTTCAAACAGTGTTTGATGATCTGTTGACGAAAAGTAACAGGGGTCATACGGTTAAAGACTCAATAGAAGCTACTAAAATTCTAAAAGATAATGGATTTAAAGTAGTATATCACATGATGCTTGGCTTGCCCGGCAGCGACCCTGATAAGGATCTGGAGTCATTTGAGAGAATATTTTCTGATCCTGATTTTTCACCAGATATGTTGAAAATATATCCAACACTAGTAGTAGAAACAGCACCATTAGCTGAACTGTGGAAAAAGGGTCTTTACAAACCATATGATACTGAAACACTAGTTGAACTTATTTCAGAAATCTACAAACTGATACCACCTTGGGTGAGAGTAATGAGAGTTCAAAGAGATATACCTGCGACAATCATTATTGATGGTAACAAGAAAGGAAACCTCAGAGAACTAGTCGAGAACAGGGCAAAACAGAAGGGCATTAAAATCAACGAAATTAGACACAGAGAAGTAGGAATAAAGTGGATACATACGGGAAAGTTACCTACTGGTGAACCAAAATTAAAGAGATATGATTATGAAGCCAGTGGAGGGACAGAGGTGTTCTTATCTTACGAATATGACGACGATACACTGGTGGGCTATCTCAGGTTAAGAAAGCCAAGTAATAAAGATGACGTCACTATAGTGAGGGAGTTACATATCTACGGACCAGAAACTCCAGTAGGACTTTGGGATGATTTTTCCTTCCAACATAAGGGATATGGAGGAAGATTATTATCAGAGGCTGAAAGAATATCAGTAGAGGAATTTGATGCGAAAAAGATTCTAGTGCTTTCAGGGATTGGTGTTAGAGAATATTACAGAAAGAAGGGATATCACAATGAATATCCTTACGTTGCAAAGGATTTAAAATGA
- a CDS encoding MFS transporter, which yields MKLTWRSVLIAGMGVFTDGYNLYSLSLVIYSISNFIRLNNVTSGLLVAGSYFGAAISALIFGLISDFQGRKRMYGIDVTLMTIGAFLQAFSQNYGELFFSRLLLGMGIGADYVLSPVIVAENADKDKRGKAMVITFAVMWGLGAVVAAFVTQISYFLPASLGWRMVLGLGAIPALSVILARRKLSETLLFLSKVKPDIKELNKLKSDGVDLKVNVDESSFLIRLIKSMRFIIIAAILWVLYDIYSSTFAIYGPITIAHNLGLSPIMFTYVAQFFAGIPGQLICIFLVDRIGRRKLIVLGYAGVALWLVMYSLLLINPFIFGLPKTSTLEGTGAVLGFSFYMLNYLFSAMGPASIIGSGMIAPELSFTKVRATSQAISVAVDRAASATVISLFPSLVNIVGLGVMVGIYASVALISSLIVMFFVPETRTRELDFITEGGRSKIN from the coding sequence ATGAAGCTCACTTGGCGTAGTGTTTTAATAGCCGGTATGGGTGTATTCACTGATGGTTATAATCTTTACTCACTTTCCTTGGTAATATATTCCATATCAAATTTCATTAGACTAAACAATGTCACGTCAGGTTTACTCGTTGCAGGGAGCTATTTCGGTGCAGCCATATCTGCATTGATATTTGGGCTAATTTCAGACTTTCAAGGAAGAAAAAGAATGTATGGAATAGATGTGACTTTAATGACCATAGGCGCTTTTCTTCAGGCATTTTCCCAGAATTATGGAGAGTTGTTCTTTTCAAGGTTGTTATTAGGAATGGGAATTGGAGCAGATTACGTATTATCTCCTGTTATAGTAGCTGAAAATGCTGATAAGGACAAAAGGGGAAAGGCAATGGTCATAACATTTGCCGTAATGTGGGGTTTAGGGGCAGTGGTTGCTGCTTTTGTCACTCAAATCTCTTATTTCTTGCCTGCCTCTTTAGGCTGGAGAATGGTATTGGGTTTAGGAGCTATCCCTGCCCTTAGCGTTATCTTGGCTAGAAGAAAACTGAGTGAGACTTTACTTTTTCTTTCAAAGGTGAAACCAGATATTAAGGAGTTAAATAAATTGAAAAGTGACGGAGTTGATCTGAAGGTAAATGTTGATGAATCCTCCTTTCTAATTAGACTGATAAAGTCAATGAGATTCATAATAATTGCAGCAATTCTTTGGGTATTATATGACATTTACTCATCAACTTTTGCCATATACGGTCCGATTACAATAGCTCATAATTTAGGCTTGTCGCCAATTATGTTCACGTATGTTGCCCAATTCTTTGCAGGAATACCCGGACAATTAATCTGTATCTTCCTGGTGGATAGAATAGGGAGAAGGAAGCTCATAGTTTTAGGCTATGCCGGAGTGGCGTTATGGTTAGTGATGTACTCACTTTTACTGATTAACCCATTTATATTTGGTCTGCCTAAGACGAGCACATTGGAGGGAACAGGTGCTGTTTTAGGTTTTTCCTTTTATATGCTAAATTATCTGTTTTCAGCAATGGGACCTGCGTCAATAATCGGCTCTGGTATGATAGCCCCAGAACTGTCCTTTACAAAAGTGAGGGCAACATCTCAAGCAATAAGCGTCGCTGTGGACAGGGCTGCCTCTGCTACAGTAATATCATTGTTTCCATCCCTGGTTAACATAGTAGGATTAGGTGTCATGGTGGGAATATACGCTTCTGTTGCATTAATTTCAAGTTTGATAGTCATGTTCTTCGTACCTGAGACTAGAACCAGAGAATTAGATTTTATCACAGAGGGTGGTAGATCTAAAATTAACTAA